In Fundulus heteroclitus isolate FHET01 chromosome 16, MU-UCD_Fhet_4.1, whole genome shotgun sequence, a single genomic region encodes these proteins:
- the LOC105938053 gene encoding uncharacterized protein LOC105938053 isoform X1, translating into MHLKLKAYCFGVPLFYTILTISLSSLGWCDPTAHSPQPTSHSAPSNVRSSVIATATVPADPFTSAHRRRSRFSGAWPGNLGKGDLTTTKFFGTGSEQVMGPRVASSSGVTPRYKRSQSERERPSTSLKPPGENCSRGTIRLVVPGKFYVTGQLEAKHRHGGYLSDSAATDQTLESQASSVGQHDGSSEESWQKLEPLVECGDDAMTLTVRRKRAIQLLMHQVNGSSMPLVQLPQQCGYSVQGSLKYLILMARYDACHVIQEDDGYVLPLLWRGTAVKVSCPVSQLNPPDEGPSALCCSPNGMTVKLRGLTAMTNPHINVREEWTPLELLAEQCGYTWDRQGAETVITIPFVTCGTMVKDGQKMLLFKMGKEIFMLACPNPAVEVLPATHDLLADGPPDFTRKQTKPKLQSPGPLLFIPPFYLAPPYYPHPTHHYSNSQNKEQDSYNPPTPHSLAPQADLRSQLNTKDHYYQHLFLKDAYELFMTQKPLSSEDQLDSSGSINQKPNQVTPPLDLPKSRITPTDQPVQIKAPHFQHPSHDFSSYYHYYHHPKIPLPGTPQSPGPSVPGSQTSPDSHNHRLPSILPDIQPSGLKEGTNQISLPATTQTGYKVTSVHSPHLPQLFPYHAYYYPHVTMDKAKRRGLFHLDWAAKPASSSPPPFSTVPSNHEKQSFNPHKNAPDGKADVLPSLKSKLQDEDGDKGSASVTPAVQSPAPQRPDPVIVPPDKPVFPTPGFMYNADPYKYYYHPYFNYYLKYYAPEALRGVHSHLGQTSSQSSSVQPSHFKYQTSSPPSEPAYGIYNGLMFPYYYYLPQLFRYYHELNRQGSKDSDKDPTSLLSSNMDYSDSQRSPRASEGHQSKAPQSLSNTFNRARANYIAWQRSGHGAKEKLDAYTREAPPAPSSEDRKVSCMLQKLSTDPDLYIVPLDDCPVNKRIPGQNMVHQLELQGILSARDGGHFPVRLMVGCSFPSNSPGEVRFHKTDQSHLLSTEPKPSVPTVAMRIATDASFARFYPTAHLPISLMQGKPVHVELRLLEPTESTLVLLVHSCLAYTLTPDVNWMLVYDRCNSQSVSQQLPSPDPLHIWRLKVSSFPSLPPARHTSMAHGVPTVPEDPEVYFLCHTELCSTVYGECGVSCNKDPNTDVKQ; encoded by the exons ATGCATTtgaaactaaaagcatactGCTTCGGTGTTCCGCTTTTTTACACCATATTGACCATAAGTTTATCTTCATTAGGCTGGTGTGACCCCACAGCTCACTCCCCCCAACCAACCTCCCATTCTGCTCCTTCTAATGTCCGGAGCAGCGTTATAGCGACGGCGACAGTCCCCGCCGACCCCTTCACAAGTGCGCACAGACGCCGGTCACGCTTCAGCGGCGCATGGCCCGGAAACCTTGGAAAGGGCGACCTGACAACGACGAAGTTCTTCGGAACCGGGTCTGAGCAGGTGATGGGACCCAGAGTGGCGTCTTCATCAGGTGTAACACCCCGCTACAAACGGAGTCAATCGGAGAGAGAGAGGCCGTCTACTTCGCTCAAGCCTCCGGGTGAGAACTGCAGCAGAGGAACCATCAGACTCGTAGTCCCCGGGAAGTTTTATGTCACCGGTCAGCTGGAAGCAAAACACCGACATGGAGGCTATCTGTCAGATTCTGCTGCTACAG ACCAGACTCTGGAAAGCCAGGCGAGCAGCGTTGGTCAGCATGATGGCAGCTCTGAGGAGAGCTGGCAGAAGCTGGAGCCTTTGGTGGAGTGTGGCGATGATGCCATGACCTTGACTGTCAGGAGGAAAAGAGCCATACAGTTACTAATGCACCAAG TGAATGGCTCATCAATGCCCCTGGTCCAACTACCTCAACAGTGTGGTTACTCGGTTCAAGGCTCATTGAAATACCTCATTCTGATGGCTCGGTACGATGCCTGTCATGTCATTCAAGAG GATGATGGCTATGTGTTACCTCTGCTGTGGAGGGGGACTGCTGTCAAGGTTTCATGCCCGGTCTCTCAGCTCAATCCTCCAGATGAGGGGCCATCTGCCCTCTGCTGTTCCCCAAACGGGATGACGGTTAAGCTGCGAGGACTGACTGCGATGACGAACCCACATATAAATG TGAGGGAAGAATGGACTCCTTTGGAGCTGTTGGCTGAACAATGTGGTTACACTTGGGACAGACAAGGTGCAGAGACGGTCATCACTATCCCATTCGTTACTTGTGGTACAAtggtaaag GATGGACAAAAAatgcttctgtttaaaatgggAAAGGAGATCTTCATGTTGGCTTGTCCTAACCCTGCTGTTGAAGTACTCCCAGCCACCCATGACCTACTGGCTGACGGTCCTCCTGATTTCACCAGAAAGCAGACAAAACCAAAGCTTCAATCCCCGGGGCCTTTATTGTTTATACCACCTTTCTACTTGGCTCCACCTTACTATCCTCACCCAACACATCACTACAGTAATTCTCAAAATAAAGAACAGGACTCATACAACCCTCCTACTCCTCACTCTTTGGCTCCCCAGGCAGACCTTCGTTCTCAGCTAAACACTAAAGACCATTACTACCAACATCTTTTTCTTAAAGATGCGTATGAACTCTTCATGACCCAAAAGCCTCTTTCATCTGAAGATCAGTTGGACAGTTCAGGGTCAATAAATCAAAAACCAAATCAAGTAACTCCTCCCTTAGATCTCCCAAAGAGCAGGATCACTCCTACAGACCAGCCAGTTCAGATTAAAGCTCCTCATTTCCAGCATCCAAGCCACGATTTTAGCTCGTATTACCATTACTACCATCACCCTAAAATCCCTCTTCCTGGCACACCTCAGAGCCCAGGTCCAAGTGTTCCTGGATCACAAACATCTCCTGATTCTCATAACCATCGACTTCCATCCATTCTGCCTGACATCCAGCCGTCTGGTCTCAAAGAAGGCACAAACCAGATTTCTCTGCCTGCAACCACTCAAACAGGTTACAAAGTGACATCGGTTCATTCGCCTCACCTTCCTCAGCTTTTTCCGTACCATGCTTACTACTACCCTCATGTCACGATGGATAAGGCCAAAAGACGGGGGCTTTTCCATTTAGACTGGGCTGCAAAACCAGCCTCATCCTCTCCTCCACCTTTTTCAACTGTACCGTCAAATCAcgaaaaacaaagttttaatcCCCACAAAAATGCACCTGATGGAAAGGCTGACGTTCTGCCCAGTTTGAAGTCAAAGCTACAGGACGAAGACGGCGACAAAGGCTCTGCCTCTGTGACGCCTGCAGTTCAGTCTCCAGCCCCACAAAGACCAGATCCTGTCATTGTTCCTCCTGACAAACCCGTTTTCCCCACTCCAGGATTTATGTATAATGCAGATCCCTACAAGTACTACTACCATCCTTATTTTAACTACTACCTAAAATATTATGCTCCAGAAGCTTTACGTGGAGTACACAGCCATCTGGGTCAAACTTCATCACAGTCCTCTTCAGTTCAACCTTCCCACTTCAAATATCAAAccagctctcctccctctgaGCCAGCGTATGGCATTTATAATGGACTGATGTTCCCCTACTATTATTATTTGCCTCAGCTGTTCAGATACTACCATGAGCTAAACCGTCAAGGCAGTAAAGACTCGGATAAAGACCCTACATCTCTGCTTTCCTCAAACATGGATTACAGTGACTCACAGAGGTCTCCTCGTGCTTCTGAGGGGCATCAATCCAAGGCCCCTCAATCACTGTCCAACACCTTTAATCGGGCTCGCGCCAACTATATTGCTTGGCAGCGCAGTGGACATGGGGCTAAGGAGAAACTGGATGCTTACACGAgag AGGCCCCACCTGCTCCTTCCTCTGAGGACAGGAAGGTTTCCTGCATGCTGCAGAAGCTTTCCACAGATCCAGACCTCTACATTGTTCCCTTGGATGACTGCCCTGTAAACAAACGT ATACCTGGTCAGAACATGGTTCATCAGCTGGAACTCCAAGGTATCCTGTCAGCCAGAGACGGAGGTCATTTCCCTGTGAG GTTGATGGTAGGATGCAGCTTCCCCTCAAATTCACCAGGTGAAGTCAGGTTCCACAAGACTGATCAGTCTCATCTGCTCTCCACTGAGCCAAAGCCATCTGTTCCTACTGTGGCAATGAGAATTGCAACAG ATGCGTCCTTTGCCAGATTCTACCCTACAGCTCACCTGCCCATTAGCCTCATGCAGGGTAAACCTGTTCATGTGGAGCTGAGACTGCTGGAACCCACAGAGTCCACCCTGGTGCTTCTGGTTCACTCCTGCCTGGCTTATACTTTAACTCCAGATGTCAACTGGATGCTTGTTTATGACAG ATGTAACAGCCAGAGTGTTTCGCAGCAGCTTCCTTCCCCAGACCCTCTGCACATCTGGAGGCTTAAAGTTTCCAGCTTCCCTTCCCTGCCTCCAGCACGGCACACCTCCATGGCTCATGGAGTGCCGACTGTACCGGAGGATCCAGAG GTTTACTTTTTATGCCATACAGAGCTGTGCTCAACTGTTTATGGTGAGTGTGGCGTGAGCTGCAACAAAG ATCCCAACACTGATGTGAAGCAATGA
- the LOC105938053 gene encoding uncharacterized protein LOC105938053 isoform X2: MHLKLKAYCFGVPLFYTILTISLSSLGWCDPTAHSPQPTSHSAPSNVRSSVIATATVPADPFTSAHRRRSRFSGAWPGNLGKGDLTTTKFFGTGSEQVMGPRVASSSGVTPRYKRSQSERERPSTSLKPPGENCSRGTIRLVVPGKFYVTGQLEAKHRHGGYLSDSAATDQTLESQASSVGQHDGSSEESWQKLEPLVECGDDAMTLTVRRKRAIQLLMHQVNGSSMPLVQLPQQCGYSVQGSLKYLILMARYDACHVIQEDDGYVLPLLWRGTAVKVSCPVSQLNPPDEGPSALCCSPNGMTVKLRGLTAMTNPHINVREEWTPLELLAEQCGYTWDRQGAETVITIPFVTCGTMDGQKMLLFKMGKEIFMLACPNPAVEVLPATHDLLADGPPDFTRKQTKPKLQSPGPLLFIPPFYLAPPYYPHPTHHYSNSQNKEQDSYNPPTPHSLAPQADLRSQLNTKDHYYQHLFLKDAYELFMTQKPLSSEDQLDSSGSINQKPNQVTPPLDLPKSRITPTDQPVQIKAPHFQHPSHDFSSYYHYYHHPKIPLPGTPQSPGPSVPGSQTSPDSHNHRLPSILPDIQPSGLKEGTNQISLPATTQTGYKVTSVHSPHLPQLFPYHAYYYPHVTMDKAKRRGLFHLDWAAKPASSSPPPFSTVPSNHEKQSFNPHKNAPDGKADVLPSLKSKLQDEDGDKGSASVTPAVQSPAPQRPDPVIVPPDKPVFPTPGFMYNADPYKYYYHPYFNYYLKYYAPEALRGVHSHLGQTSSQSSSVQPSHFKYQTSSPPSEPAYGIYNGLMFPYYYYLPQLFRYYHELNRQGSKDSDKDPTSLLSSNMDYSDSQRSPRASEGHQSKAPQSLSNTFNRARANYIAWQRSGHGAKEKLDAYTREAPPAPSSEDRKVSCMLQKLSTDPDLYIVPLDDCPVNKRIPGQNMVHQLELQGILSARDGGHFPVRLMVGCSFPSNSPGEVRFHKTDQSHLLSTEPKPSVPTVAMRIATDASFARFYPTAHLPISLMQGKPVHVELRLLEPTESTLVLLVHSCLAYTLTPDVNWMLVYDRCNSQSVSQQLPSPDPLHIWRLKVSSFPSLPPARHTSMAHGVPTVPEDPEVYFLCHTELCSTVYGECGVSCNKDPNTDVKQ; encoded by the exons ATGCATTtgaaactaaaagcatactGCTTCGGTGTTCCGCTTTTTTACACCATATTGACCATAAGTTTATCTTCATTAGGCTGGTGTGACCCCACAGCTCACTCCCCCCAACCAACCTCCCATTCTGCTCCTTCTAATGTCCGGAGCAGCGTTATAGCGACGGCGACAGTCCCCGCCGACCCCTTCACAAGTGCGCACAGACGCCGGTCACGCTTCAGCGGCGCATGGCCCGGAAACCTTGGAAAGGGCGACCTGACAACGACGAAGTTCTTCGGAACCGGGTCTGAGCAGGTGATGGGACCCAGAGTGGCGTCTTCATCAGGTGTAACACCCCGCTACAAACGGAGTCAATCGGAGAGAGAGAGGCCGTCTACTTCGCTCAAGCCTCCGGGTGAGAACTGCAGCAGAGGAACCATCAGACTCGTAGTCCCCGGGAAGTTTTATGTCACCGGTCAGCTGGAAGCAAAACACCGACATGGAGGCTATCTGTCAGATTCTGCTGCTACAG ACCAGACTCTGGAAAGCCAGGCGAGCAGCGTTGGTCAGCATGATGGCAGCTCTGAGGAGAGCTGGCAGAAGCTGGAGCCTTTGGTGGAGTGTGGCGATGATGCCATGACCTTGACTGTCAGGAGGAAAAGAGCCATACAGTTACTAATGCACCAAG TGAATGGCTCATCAATGCCCCTGGTCCAACTACCTCAACAGTGTGGTTACTCGGTTCAAGGCTCATTGAAATACCTCATTCTGATGGCTCGGTACGATGCCTGTCATGTCATTCAAGAG GATGATGGCTATGTGTTACCTCTGCTGTGGAGGGGGACTGCTGTCAAGGTTTCATGCCCGGTCTCTCAGCTCAATCCTCCAGATGAGGGGCCATCTGCCCTCTGCTGTTCCCCAAACGGGATGACGGTTAAGCTGCGAGGACTGACTGCGATGACGAACCCACATATAAATG TGAGGGAAGAATGGACTCCTTTGGAGCTGTTGGCTGAACAATGTGGTTACACTTGGGACAGACAAGGTGCAGAGACGGTCATCACTATCCCATTCGTTACTTGTGGTACAAtg GATGGACAAAAAatgcttctgtttaaaatgggAAAGGAGATCTTCATGTTGGCTTGTCCTAACCCTGCTGTTGAAGTACTCCCAGCCACCCATGACCTACTGGCTGACGGTCCTCCTGATTTCACCAGAAAGCAGACAAAACCAAAGCTTCAATCCCCGGGGCCTTTATTGTTTATACCACCTTTCTACTTGGCTCCACCTTACTATCCTCACCCAACACATCACTACAGTAATTCTCAAAATAAAGAACAGGACTCATACAACCCTCCTACTCCTCACTCTTTGGCTCCCCAGGCAGACCTTCGTTCTCAGCTAAACACTAAAGACCATTACTACCAACATCTTTTTCTTAAAGATGCGTATGAACTCTTCATGACCCAAAAGCCTCTTTCATCTGAAGATCAGTTGGACAGTTCAGGGTCAATAAATCAAAAACCAAATCAAGTAACTCCTCCCTTAGATCTCCCAAAGAGCAGGATCACTCCTACAGACCAGCCAGTTCAGATTAAAGCTCCTCATTTCCAGCATCCAAGCCACGATTTTAGCTCGTATTACCATTACTACCATCACCCTAAAATCCCTCTTCCTGGCACACCTCAGAGCCCAGGTCCAAGTGTTCCTGGATCACAAACATCTCCTGATTCTCATAACCATCGACTTCCATCCATTCTGCCTGACATCCAGCCGTCTGGTCTCAAAGAAGGCACAAACCAGATTTCTCTGCCTGCAACCACTCAAACAGGTTACAAAGTGACATCGGTTCATTCGCCTCACCTTCCTCAGCTTTTTCCGTACCATGCTTACTACTACCCTCATGTCACGATGGATAAGGCCAAAAGACGGGGGCTTTTCCATTTAGACTGGGCTGCAAAACCAGCCTCATCCTCTCCTCCACCTTTTTCAACTGTACCGTCAAATCAcgaaaaacaaagttttaatcCCCACAAAAATGCACCTGATGGAAAGGCTGACGTTCTGCCCAGTTTGAAGTCAAAGCTACAGGACGAAGACGGCGACAAAGGCTCTGCCTCTGTGACGCCTGCAGTTCAGTCTCCAGCCCCACAAAGACCAGATCCTGTCATTGTTCCTCCTGACAAACCCGTTTTCCCCACTCCAGGATTTATGTATAATGCAGATCCCTACAAGTACTACTACCATCCTTATTTTAACTACTACCTAAAATATTATGCTCCAGAAGCTTTACGTGGAGTACACAGCCATCTGGGTCAAACTTCATCACAGTCCTCTTCAGTTCAACCTTCCCACTTCAAATATCAAAccagctctcctccctctgaGCCAGCGTATGGCATTTATAATGGACTGATGTTCCCCTACTATTATTATTTGCCTCAGCTGTTCAGATACTACCATGAGCTAAACCGTCAAGGCAGTAAAGACTCGGATAAAGACCCTACATCTCTGCTTTCCTCAAACATGGATTACAGTGACTCACAGAGGTCTCCTCGTGCTTCTGAGGGGCATCAATCCAAGGCCCCTCAATCACTGTCCAACACCTTTAATCGGGCTCGCGCCAACTATATTGCTTGGCAGCGCAGTGGACATGGGGCTAAGGAGAAACTGGATGCTTACACGAgag AGGCCCCACCTGCTCCTTCCTCTGAGGACAGGAAGGTTTCCTGCATGCTGCAGAAGCTTTCCACAGATCCAGACCTCTACATTGTTCCCTTGGATGACTGCCCTGTAAACAAACGT ATACCTGGTCAGAACATGGTTCATCAGCTGGAACTCCAAGGTATCCTGTCAGCCAGAGACGGAGGTCATTTCCCTGTGAG GTTGATGGTAGGATGCAGCTTCCCCTCAAATTCACCAGGTGAAGTCAGGTTCCACAAGACTGATCAGTCTCATCTGCTCTCCACTGAGCCAAAGCCATCTGTTCCTACTGTGGCAATGAGAATTGCAACAG ATGCGTCCTTTGCCAGATTCTACCCTACAGCTCACCTGCCCATTAGCCTCATGCAGGGTAAACCTGTTCATGTGGAGCTGAGACTGCTGGAACCCACAGAGTCCACCCTGGTGCTTCTGGTTCACTCCTGCCTGGCTTATACTTTAACTCCAGATGTCAACTGGATGCTTGTTTATGACAG ATGTAACAGCCAGAGTGTTTCGCAGCAGCTTCCTTCCCCAGACCCTCTGCACATCTGGAGGCTTAAAGTTTCCAGCTTCCCTTCCCTGCCTCCAGCACGGCACACCTCCATGGCTCATGGAGTGCCGACTGTACCGGAGGATCCAGAG GTTTACTTTTTATGCCATACAGAGCTGTGCTCAACTGTTTATGGTGAGTGTGGCGTGAGCTGCAACAAAG ATCCCAACACTGATGTGAAGCAATGA